Within the Bacteroidota bacterium genome, the region TAATCTATAGAAGTACACGCCGCTCGGAATATTCGTTGCATCCCAAGTTGCTTCATAATAACCTCCATCTTTGAACTCATCCACAAGCGTTGCTACTTCACGACCTAAAACATCATACACTTTCAAAGTTACCCAACTGTCAATTGGCAATTGATAATTGATAATTGTTGTAGGGTTGAACGGGTTGGGATGGTTTTGAGACAGACCATATTCTACCGGCATATTTTTTACTTCTTCATTAGTGTTTGATTTTGAGATTGCTTGCG harbors:
- a CDS encoding T9SS type A sorting domain-containing protein; the encoded protein is QAISKSNTNEEVKNMPVEYGLSQNHPNPFNPTTIINYQLPIDSWVTLKVYDVLGREVATLVDEFKDGGYYEATWDATNIPSGVYFYRLQAGTYSDTKKLLLIK